The nucleotide sequence TttgatatcaactgttaggactatttcagcactaaaagggagggtgaattagtacttttgattaaaacatcgatttaaaaattttattcgatAAAGCCAGTATCGAAAAGCATTTAAACTTAGAGAGCAAGTGAGAGTAGGAAAcaattaaattaataagtaatgaCAATAAAAAgtagaaagtaaatacaaactgagtttataATGGTTTGATCGTtacgacctacattcactcctgattcctcttccatcgaggccatcaatgttcactaacgatcttcttttaataggcgaagaccaactacactcttacaactcttttctccttttcacaggtttaggagaaaacctttacaagtctcacacctctcttagaataatcCCAAAACTTAAAGAGGATAAGAGGAACACTTAGCACTTTTCAAAACTTTATAACACAGAATCACTAGGTTTTCTTTTTGTGCTTCCTGAaatagaaaagagtggggtatttacaagccccaaatggcttcaaaaatagagctaaaaagtatcacatctcCAGTTTCAAGGATACTCGCGGTATCACCGCctatattgggtggtactactacctgacacATGGGAGACTATGTATTGGTAGTTCTATCGCCAGTCTGGATGGTACTATTGCCTGGCACTGCGGTACTACCGTCGGGTTTTTCGGAAAATGTATACTTCGTACGTTTTAGCTTATAGGCGGTTCTACCACTTGGTCTGGCGATGCTACTGCTTAACCTAACTCTGGGTCAATGAGTGTGCCTCCCATTGAGCCCAACTCAACCCCAgatcaagcccaatgggcccctaattgagttagtagagtTACACTCAAAGCTGACTCaatttatgatgataattaagacctaactacaataattaagacttaAATAATTTGAGACATAAAATCTAAGTTGTCTAACATGTAATTAGTTCATTCGAACTCCTGACAAACTTTCGATGCGTCATCCGAACCTTCGGCGTATCGCTCgttccatcggcatgttgactttcACAACGTTTGATCTTGGCACAACGTCCAATTCTTTTGGTCCGATGCCCAAACTTTGATTCTAACCCAACTTTTGATTCTACTACTTTAATTATTTCATCTTTTCATGAACGAAGTTAGTCATGTATTACTTTACTCAATGCATAGATTATATCgtaaatttatcaattgatttcatcatcaaaatctaggatATAACATAGGAGAGGGACCAAAGGGTCATGAGCTAGACTATTTGGCcacccacctcctattctccttcctccCTTTCCTCCCCTAccatcagccctattaagggcatgAGAACAACAAGAAGGGTCGGCCCCTTCTTGTGTTTGCTACTACATGGTGGTGCATGAAAACAAGGAAAGAATGCATCATGAGAGGAGGTGCATCACCGCTTCATCCATCGTgcagatcaccgttagagaggatttTGTGAGAGCGCCTATATCCATGCATTGGGATCTATCAattggggatatacgatctcccctagGTGAGAACGTCTCACATATGTTATGTAGTTTTCAGTTTTATGAGTTTTTCACTCCCAATCTTTGTATGACAATCAAATATGATTCTTCTGGGAAActgatttttgttttatttttctattatgcATGTAATGTTTTTTTTATGGTTTCCTAACAAATCGTATATCTCCATATCTATATATCTCAATACATGGATGGAGTTTTCAcaaactcctctctagtagtgatccacacagtatatTCTTTCCTCGTGTTTGTGCACTACCACACCGCAACAACCGAGGGATCGGTCCCTCTTATTGTCCTCTTATACTAGGAGGGGATAGTTAGTTGGAGGAACGGGTAAGGAGGAGATAAAGGAGATGGCGGCAATAGGGGTCTAGCCTATATGATCCCTTTAAGCCCCAACTCCTATATATAAAAAGCCCTCTTTACttatcctaatggatcctacttaaatgggtactagatctctatctaattatcctaccttaatggatattggatctctatccaataatcgctCTAAACCCTATTAAGCCTCACCCAAtggatccaataaaataggggcttattggatatctcatatcaaatcCTATACTTATTATGTTGTCCaccatatgtatatgaccctttaggcccaatatcaaacTAGCTATGAGTTGCACCTATCAGAACATCTTctgactcaataaattattatctctataataattcactcaactcatcgactcttgatatactaggccactatgtcatagtcctcATATAGTATAGGAGGATCTAATCTATTAAACCTATCTGctctcaattaccatatatctatagttcttttatccatctaatatctcagatatCATATACCGGGTATGATGTTATCAAGCCCATACGAAATCTatccgagtctcactctaatcggattctcctcaaGAATTCTTTCCTCTCAAATTGAATCTCATGCTTATCAGATTTATCATTATCCAATTGACCATGACTAAGGATTTGTCTAATGAGAgcatatgggatatttctctcatgatatcgagagtggattatcatctattgatactcaattgcctttgtcagattggctaccactcccgatgaccgactttactagatttgaaacttttagaCTTATAAGTCCAATATTAAAGAATTAAGTACTCAAACAATATATCATTagtgtctcaagtataaggaccaaACACACAATTGAGACTACATAATTATTATTTAACGATGATGTATCATTAACTAATTAGTATTTCGTAAGTGGATTatttaatgaactcattctccaatgagcacctacactatattcctagtgtccccacactatATAGTACAATGGTCTGTTCGATTATCTCAATGTctttctcaagtaacctatgaccgagaataTTTAaagtctatatttaaaggtgaattgatctcattatcatgatatcataaTAATTCAATTCCTATTATAcagggatatcacaatatattcatcatcaatataaagtgataaaatatcatagcaataataataaaaaaaattatgcaacATATCACACATATCATCACTCATATAATTGGATTACAGAGCACCTGTAACTAACAGCAATAGGGAGGACAAGAATGAAGAACAACCGTCACTAATGTAAAGTGAGAGATAGAGCCTCAAACAAAAAGTCTTTCGTATCATGAGAAATTGAAGAATGTATTACGAAGGGATAGTATTATTCATTAATGTAAAGTATATTTATATCAATTTTGTGGGTGAGATTTTTCTCAACCATATACTaaaatcatatattcaaattatATACTTAAATATGTAATTAATCTTTAAATCATAGATTAATTAAGGATTATAACATAAACATATAacgaatataaaattattatttatatttatcttttatcaTATGTAAATTCATATCTTCTGTTTTCTTATACTGTGATGTCAACGGAACGTTGAGCTGACGCACATGAAATTATAAGTCAAAGTTAAATATGAATGTATCTCCTATTCTCAGTGAGATACGGGTTGTGGCCAAACAAAAAGAGACACAGGGAACAACAGTTCCTTAGGATGCAAATCCCAGTTTTCACCGTTGACTTAATTCGATTGCCGTGAACTGAAAGAAGGCATAAATTTCCATTGCAAATCTCTTCAGCATGAGTAttccaaaaaaaatctcaaaatgtgAGTCCATGAGGAGTTGCATTTTTATGAACTGATCTTAGATTTGTCTGAGCCAATATTATAAATTATCAGTCATACCATAAAGGAACAAGACCAATCAAGATGAGTACCTGATACCTGTATAACACATGTTTGGAATTTTGCTATTATTCTTAGAAGCAGCCTTATGAATAAATTAAGTTTCTGATTTTTTCTAAATAGAAAATAGCAACAAAACTTATCTCCTTCATTATAATTAAATTGAGATCACGTTATTTTTGtggaaaaataatatatatctcaATTTGTATATTAAATTTCTAAACTTgagttttacatatatatatatacatatacatatatatatacatatacatataaatatacatatatatatatatacatatatatatatacgtatatatacgtatatatatatatatgtatatatatatacatatatatatgtatgtatatatatatgtatatatgtatatatatatatatacatatatatatacatatatatatacatatacatatatatatacatacatatatatatatatacacacatatatatatatatacatatatatatatatacacacatatatatatatatacacatatatatatatatacacatatatatatatatacacatatatatatatatacacatatatatatatatatatatatatatatattgcgaaTAGAAAGTACAGATGCATCGATCCGACCATATCGAAGGAATCGTTCACTGCAGGATGCAAAAACAAGGGCCCACTGCCAACTCAACTGTTATAATATAGTAGCCTTGATGTGGTCGTGGAAATAATTCTTCTGcaaagcatcatcatcatcatctagaaAGTGTTTGAGATGAGGTCTTGTGTGCAGTTGATAAGCAAACGTAAACATCCCCGTCTCTGTCATCGACATCGGCTTTTCGTTATACTGCATCAATAGGTTGAGTCTGGTTCACGCTACTCCGGCCGTCGCCTTCTTTCCGCAACCTTTTCTATAAACTGGTGTCCCCTCCTGTTATCCTCGCCTCACCACTCCCCTTTGCTTCTCCTCGGATTCTGCCCTTTTTCCATGCTCCCAAACGTGCGGCGGCTCTCCTGAAGGAGAAGCAAGGGAAGTGCTTACAACGTAAATGAGTCACAAGCCGAGTCTTGTAAGGTTTGGAGCTCTCAGGCTGCCCCCTGGGTTTAGGTTCCACCCCACTGATGAAGACCTAGTCGTTCAGTACCTCAAGAGGAAGGTCTTCTCCTGCCCATTGCCAGCTTCCATCATTCCTGAGATCGATCTCGGGAAGTACGATCCATGGAACTTGCCTGGTAATTAAGTGTCAAGAACACCATATCCTGTGTATATTTGATGTGAGTGATGGTGATGAGATAGCTGTGGCTGCAATATGTAGGTGCATTAATGGAAGGCGATGAGAGGTATTGCTTCAACCGTAGAGAGGCGAAATATCCCAATGGGAAGCGATCAAACCGGGCGGCGAGATCCGGCTACTGGAAGGCCAGGGGGAAGGACAAGCAGATCGTAGCTTCTGGGTGCAACCAAGTGGTGGGGATGAGAAGGGTTTTGGTCTTCTACCGCGGAAAACCTCCTACCAGCTCTCCAACCGACTGGATGATGCATGAGTATCGCCTGGCCGGCTCTGATGGCAGAAGCTTGATCTACCCGCAGAGGAAGAACTCAACTCATGTGAGATCCTAATGCCATAGTCAATGTGCAGTATATGTTGGAGATCATGTATTTCCTATAATGCAGGGTTTGATGATTCCAAGCCAAGACTGGGTGCTTTGTCGCATTTTTAAGAGGAGAAGAGCCCCCATAGTCGTCGACGAGGAGGAGGACATCATTACAAACGACGTCACTGATTTCAGCGATTTCATGGACGAGAGAGAGGGTGATCCGACACCATCTTCATCCTCTTCGCCTGAGAAGAGCTGTGTCACCGAACTGTTTGATGAATCTAGCAGAGGAGAGGAAACTAATTCACCTCCCTGAGGTTGTTGTATTGGATTTTAGAGTCTTCTTACTTCCTTCCTTGGAGACCAGATGATATTAAACTTGAGCTGTTAACTCTAGGATTTGAAGTATCCATCTTCTCTCCTAGTGCTTCTTCCTGGATCTAGCCACATGTTCCAATAATTGATCGAATCTTTATCCTTGCGTTCTTACTCTGTGTAACATCCTGGAAGTCGAGTGAACATGACAAGGAAGAGAATACACTTAATGCCTTGGTACCGTTGCGTGTGCAGAGACGATGCTGTCAAAGGCAGATGGCTTTACATGCAACAAGGAGGATGTGATGCTGCAGAAAGAGAACAAAAGCTGAAAGGGAGGCATACGTCCAGGTAGGTTTGTGGATAAGATGCTGCCTCTAGCCATCGTTTAACTCGACAAGAAAGAAGGCCAAATCGCATCAAAAAATGAAACCTACGCCATGAAGGTAGTCATTGTTAAGCTGCAGTTCTTATTTGGTACAAGAATGTCATACTAATATTATCTTATGGACTCTTTTGTCACAAAGAAAAGATGTCTACCGGCAAGAATATATAATTTTCTGTTCCTTCACAGCACATCTTACACAATGATATCTATCTCCAAGGTTTCAACTCTTTCTTGATGGATCTAAGAGACATGCATGCATGAATGGCGCATCTGGGGACCATGGTATCATGTACCAACAAAGCTTTTTGGTGCTTTGCATGGTGAAGCGTCTCGGTTGCTCAGAGACTGTCTTTTCTGGACCACTTACAATTACCAATTACAATTACCAATTATCCAAGGTTTTGGAATTGTCTGTGAGGAGGAAGTTGCCGAACCCCTCATCAGAAATGGATGATGATTTGGACGGTATTATCAGACAAGCTAAAGCTTTAGCGACACTCGGCAGTAAAATTATACACGTCTTTCCACCATGgaattcaatagaaatcattCCTCATGCTACGACTCATACAGTTCATTATGTAATAAAAGATGATTCTTGTGGAGCTCATGACATAAATGCCTCCACCAAGTATCACAGTGTAAAGGCGATACTGCTCAATAAATGAGTCGACAGGTATTTGGTTGTATCACTTATGATGCAGCACTACATGATCAACGTGTGGGTCATGCAGTCAGATGTACTTAATAAAGCTCCAAATCCGTAGAAGGTGGAGGCACAACATGGAAGTGACTGAAGCAAGGAATTCAGACTTGATACATGTTCACAACCAAGTAAAGGTAACTTAATATTGACAGAATTTGATGGAATGTTGAAGTGTAGACAGAGATTTTATAATCAGTTCAACATCAAATCCGATTTCCAAAGTGTGAAATGTCTTCTTTGATACACCAAAATGGAAGAACCTGATCACGACGGTATGAAAGTTTGAGAAAGAAAGTGAGAGCAccgatataaaatatatattcaagTACATCCTACTACTACCTTGTAGTGAAAGCATGGAGCAATGAACCTACACGGAGAGGAAGCAGTGTTAAGTTACTACTGACATGGCCTTGTTAATTAGGGATCAAGCAAAAACCATTCAGAAGGTGCAACCTTGGAAATTATAAGATAAGAAATCAAATAAACAATGGTTCTTATCTAATATCAAATGTGTGGCCCTTTCTAGCTTTTCGATTGCTGGAATCCAGCTCATGAATAATTGATCTAACTTAACGAACAGTACAAGTCTAAAACACAACAAAAGCCGACCATGTGATTATAATGCCAGCCCACGCGGTTTGGTACCAAAGCACAACcaagtcatgattcatttcaTTATTGCCAGCATTATAAAAAGCACAAGTTACCATGAGACTTACAACTTCACTGATTACGTAtcgatattatattatattacataACACGATGGAAGAATATACGGCTGTGGACAATTCAATGTCTTTCCACCGATAATGTGTTTAGGTGACCTGTGCATTAAAAAAATAAGACGCATTACAACATCTCGATATAGTCGAACTTCACAACCACATGGTCTCGTCTTTAGAACAGCCACGAAAGGTCTGTCAACCCGACCCTTAGCGCCAAAAGAAGTCAGGTGTTCATGATTGTAGATCCACTCGTCGTCCACTGTGGTTGTACTATCCATAGATAGATAGGTGGggcaattttgattatgcatcgtGATTCCTTTGATATGTCTATGGCACCAAAGAGATGTCCGTCTCCATGCACAATCGGGGAGGAGGAACAACATACTCCTATCCCCATATTTTACGGTTCCAAATTTAGCACGTAAAAGAACGAGGCACGCAATAGGTAACCTTAAAACATGAAGAGATCCTATAAGATGACAAAGCGTGATAACATAATTGCTTACGTGAGTGAGTCCCCATGCAAACTGGACAATAAAACCTGCCAATTCTAATTCCAAAGGGGAATGAATGCATATGATATTGATTGGAAATGTGATTTGTGGACTGTGATGTACATTACATACACAGTACGACTGTAGAGAGTAACCAAAGAATATTGTCTGTAGATTGCTGACTTGGCTTTCCCCGTATCACATGTCGTTGTTGGCACCCAAAAATAACCTTAGTCAACCGCTGGGTGAGTCAGATTGACATCAGTGCCCCCGATTCGTGAAGGAAATTGCATCTAGCCCGATAGAGTCGGCCTATATTCTATGATTTGACtttaaatatcatataattaatttGGCATTAGCAGTATAATTTTAGTTTATGACTTCTCGTATTCGGGGCATCAAAGCACTTGTGTGTTAGATTGGTTTTGTACATTCTGCGTTACGATGGGCAAGAAAGCTGCTCATTTCAGGAGATGTAGGTAATCTCAAGAGTACCGCTGGTCTGTTTATGAACCGGCCCAAAGCCCAAAGCCCAAAGCCTAAAGCTCGAAAGCGAAGCCTGCAATGACAATAGAAGGCGTTCAAAAGCGTTTCAAGCGTAGGTTTCCGGGTCGGTTAGGTTTTTCCGTGCAGCCCTCCcgctgactctctctctctctctctctctctctctatatatatatatatatatatatatatatatatatatatatatatgtatccccTTCACGGTGTCACGGCCGACACATTAGGGTTTGAGGGGTTTTGCTTGTTTTGGCAGAGATCATGCTAGGGTCCAAGATTTCGTCTCTTGATCTTGTTTGATTGGTTTTTTTTCTTAGCGTTTTTTTTGTTTGGGATCACAATGGACGGCTTGCAAGAGTTGCAGGTGTTTCTCAAGCTTAGAAACACGCGATGATACCCTTTCTTCATACTCCTcccctttcttgattttttttgtcatattttttcttttttttttgtgtcataGTCAGGTGAATTTTTTCGCAGTAAGTAACGTTATGGTTGGGGTTCTATATGATGCATATTGTTTGATTTTGttaaagataaatattttttttcttggtcTTCCTTTTGGCAAATGTGCGATACTAGATGTTGACAGACGTGTTTTTGTTCGTGGATCGTGGATTGGTATtgggaaaaggaagaaaaaaaacttttttttttctttttgggtttTTTCGTTGTTGTTTATGTCGACCGCATGAGTCACAAAGTCAGGTTTTTTTTTGGGGATCAAATCTAATTTCGATTCCGTGAACAATTCCTTCTAATGTCTGTTTGGATCTTCGTGTATCCATGGACTTTCTAATTCGTGCTACAATGGAATGATGAAAATCTTTGATAATGCAGCATCTGTCGATGCGATGGTcatttccacacgagatttctgaccCTTTTCATGATACCTAAAGTTGACAAATTGTTGTTGATGtcacctttttctttctttttcttttttcattttgtaTTTATACGAATGAATACGCACATTTTATGTGCTTTGTTCACCCATTTGTTCATTGACCAGCTTTCTCGCTTGACTTCCAATTCGGTCTGCAAGTTATATAACCTTCTGAAATACGAATGATAAATTTGTAGTAATTGTATTTAATCTCTCCATGGATTTCACTTAATCCTTTCATGAATATATTAGTAGGGGTGTTTTTAGTTTACTTAGATGGAAGGTATGCTTCCTACCTCTGTTTCATGTGGAAATGTAAATGAAAGAATTACAAGGATAATTGTAGATGACAGACCTCCTTTGCTGGCGGTTTTGTTCAAAAAAGCTCAGTTGTGCTCGATATGCAAAGTTCGCTTTTTTTTAGTGATGCAGTCTCACATTCAGTAGCTGATTTAGCACATCTGtatttttcaaggtt is from Musa acuminata AAA Group cultivar baxijiao chromosome BXJ1-6, Cavendish_Baxijiao_AAA, whole genome shotgun sequence and encodes:
- the LOC135676570 gene encoding NAC domain-containing protein 83-like, with amino-acid sequence MSHKPSLVRFGALRLPPGFRFHPTDEDLVVQYLKRKVFSCPLPASIIPEIDLGKYDPWNLPGALMEGDERYCFNRREAKYPNGKRSNRAARSGYWKARGKDKQIVASGCNQVVGMRRVLVFYRGKPPTSSPTDWMMHEYRLAGSDGRSLIYPQRKNSTHGLMIPSQDWVLCRIFKRRRAPIVVDEEEDIITNDVTDFSDFMDEREGDPTPSSSSSPEKSCVTELFDESSRGEETNSPP